The Candidatus Neomarinimicrobiota bacterium genome includes a region encoding these proteins:
- a CDS encoding transglutaminase domain-containing protein, whose protein sequence is MNLELLQHFLEETPLLDIHNATLFALNEKHRWDKADPETRTRQIYEFVRDSIAYSFPKKPFQTAAEVLAAGYGMSVSKSILLMALLRHVHMPCRFHGFLIKKEFLRGIPDDKLYKKIPPLLVHAWVEVLLDDRWIILEGATLPKAFIEKQLKKIPFRTGEFNGLGLGVHKLDNLSYEWTGKHTYIQRNAILRDYSVFNAPDHYQMVFGNELKKIRNYYPGKRLIKKLNQRLNALHTA, encoded by the coding sequence ATGAATCTTGAACTTTTACAGCATTTTCTCGAAGAAACCCCCTTACTGGACATTCACAACGCCACCCTTTTCGCGTTGAATGAAAAACACCGTTGGGACAAGGCCGATCCTGAAACCCGCACCCGGCAGATTTATGAATTTGTCCGGGATTCCATTGCCTACAGCTTTCCCAAAAAACCTTTCCAGACGGCAGCGGAGGTTCTGGCAGCCGGTTATGGAATGAGTGTTTCCAAAAGCATCCTCCTCATGGCATTGCTGCGCCATGTTCACATGCCCTGCCGGTTTCACGGTTTTCTGATTAAAAAAGAGTTTCTCCGGGGCATTCCCGACGACAAACTCTACAAAAAAATCCCCCCCCTTCTGGTCCATGCCTGGGTGGAAGTCCTCCTCGATGACCGCTGGATCATCCTGGAAGGCGCAACCCTTCCCAAAGCCTTCATAGAAAAACAACTGAAGAAAATCCCCTTCAGGACCGGTGAATTCAACGGATTGGGGCTGGGAGTGCACAAACTGGACAACCTCTCTTACGAATGGACGGGAAAACACACCTATATCCAGCGGAATGCCATTCTGAGGGATTACTCTGTCTTCAACGCTCCGGATCACTATCAGATGGTTTTCGGAAACGAACTGAAAAAAATCCGAAACTACTATCCCGGAAAACGGCTGATTAAAAAGCTGAATCAGCGCCTGAATGCCCTCCACACGGCGTAA
- the nth gene encoding endonuclease III, with protein MYPASTCSLIHVDAFQLLVATILSAQCTDERVNKVTPELFSRWSTPQAMSQAPLPELIDVIRSTGFFNNKAKNILAASRMIVEKYGGKVPETLEELTGLPGVGRKTANVILGVAYHQPGIVVDTHVGRVSRHLGFTCHTDPVKVEFDLQKILPREHWIQWNHMIIDHGRAVCTARKPHCEMCGLCDLCPGPYSENGEKILKKCPDHLSKGE; from the coding sequence ATGTATCCTGCCAGTACCTGTTCGCTGATTCATGTGGATGCCTTTCAGCTTCTGGTGGCTACTATCCTCTCGGCCCAGTGTACCGATGAACGGGTGAATAAAGTCACCCCCGAGCTCTTCAGTCGCTGGAGTACCCCTCAAGCCATGTCACAAGCACCTTTACCTGAACTGATTGACGTGATTCGATCCACCGGTTTTTTTAACAATAAGGCTAAAAACATCCTGGCCGCATCCCGCATGATTGTGGAGAAATATGGTGGAAAAGTCCCCGAAACCCTGGAAGAACTGACCGGTTTACCGGGTGTGGGGCGGAAAACAGCCAATGTGATTCTGGGCGTGGCCTACCATCAACCGGGAATTGTGGTGGATACCCATGTGGGAAGGGTTTCCCGTCATCTGGGTTTTACCTGCCATACCGATCCGGTAAAGGTGGAATTCGATTTGCAGAAAATTCTTCCCCGGGAGCACTGGATTCAGTGGAACCATATGATTATTGACCATGGCCGGGCTGTCTGCACCGCCCGAAAACCCCACTGTGAGATGTGTGGCTTGTGTGACCTTTGCCCCGGTCCCTATTCTGAAAATGGAGAGAAGATACTGAAAAAGTGCCCGGATCACTTAAGCAAAGGAGAGTAA
- a CDS encoding DUF502 domain-containing protein: MSMWKNLFKKQNLKTAFISGLIVAIPLGITIFTLQFIFGFIDNIFGRYFREILPFYIPGIGFIATFIIIFFLGAFVNHWLGKKMFDRIERRLSKLPFLGSLYTVSRQIVEIIGSSRRKEFQKVIFLQYPAEGIWTIGFVTGQSLAADGIRMYNVFVPTTPNPTSGYMVFIPCEDAVDTKLTIEEGLKMLISGGLVSPPGMPFPAKKQLSFYRDQGPRGKADSQNSTEKTGDES, from the coding sequence ATGAGCATGTGGAAAAACCTGTTCAAAAAACAAAATTTAAAAACAGCCTTTATATCCGGTCTCATCGTGGCTATCCCCCTGGGGATTACCATATTCACCCTCCAGTTTATTTTTGGGTTCATTGATAATATATTCGGCCGTTATTTCCGGGAGATTCTCCCCTTTTATATTCCCGGCATCGGTTTTATCGCCACATTTATAATCATCTTTTTTCTGGGTGCCTTTGTAAATCACTGGCTGGGAAAAAAGATGTTTGACCGCATCGAGCGGCGACTGTCAAAACTGCCTTTTCTGGGGAGTCTCTACACCGTTTCCCGGCAGATTGTGGAAATTATCGGTTCATCCCGACGGAAAGAATTTCAGAAGGTGATTTTTCTCCAGTATCCGGCAGAGGGGATTTGGACCATCGGTTTTGTTACAGGACAGTCTTTGGCAGCTGACGGAATTCGCATGTACAATGTATTTGTTCCCACCACCCCCAACCCCACGTCGGGATACATGGTGTTTATCCCCTGTGAGGATGCGGTGGATACGAAACTGACAATTGAAGAAGGACTGAAAATGCTGATTTCCGGAGGGCTGGTTTCACCGCCGGGAATGCCTTTTCCGGCAAAAAAGCAGTTGTCATTTTACCGGGACCAGGGTCCCCGGGGAAAGGCAGATTCACAAAATTCAACAGAAAAGACGGGAGATGAGTCATGA
- the plsY gene encoding glycerol-3-phosphate 1-O-acyltransferase PlsY, with amino-acid sequence MNNVWVILLSYLAGSFPTALIMGYILKRVDIRTLGSGNMGATNVFRQLGVTAGIITLLLDMFKGFASAYWISRLGSGDPAGLMILAGISAILGHTFTLFGGFRGGKGVATATGMALAIAPVIVLICALIFILTLLLTGYVSVASMLAVSFFGIIHIVLYFLGNYDSIWLLIFSIMIPFFILWTHRSNVKNLRRGEEGRFENIMIFKRKKSS; translated from the coding sequence ATGAATAATGTATGGGTGATTTTGTTATCCTATCTGGCAGGATCCTTCCCCACGGCTTTGATTATGGGATACATCCTGAAAAGGGTGGATATCCGGACCCTGGGGAGCGGCAATATGGGGGCAACCAATGTCTTTCGTCAATTGGGAGTTACTGCAGGGATTATCACTCTGCTGCTGGATATGTTTAAGGGATTTGCATCGGCTTACTGGATTTCCAGGCTTGGGAGCGGAGATCCGGCGGGACTCATGATCCTGGCAGGTATCAGTGCGATTTTAGGACATACGTTTACACTCTTTGGGGGATTCCGCGGCGGTAAAGGTGTGGCAACAGCCACAGGGATGGCCCTGGCCATTGCGCCGGTGATTGTCCTGATTTGCGCCCTGATTTTTATCCTGACCCTCCTTCTCACCGGTTATGTGTCCGTGGCTTCCATGCTGGCCGTGAGTTTTTTCGGGATTATTCATATTGTTTTGTATTTTCTGGGGAATTATGATAGCATCTGGCTTCTGATTTTCAGCATCATGATTCCTTTTTTCATTCTCTGGACCCACCGGAGCAATGTGAAAAATCTGAGAAGGGGAGAAGAGGGACGTTTTGAAAACATCATGATTTTCAAACGGAAGAAATCCTCATGA
- a CDS encoding (deoxy)nucleoside triphosphate pyrophosphohydrolase: MIHVSAGILMADGLILLCQRLPRDPHPLKWEFPGGKAETGETPKEALIRELTEELSIHVTCVNKIVSYPYQYKNRQAITLHFFQILSFAGRIQNKAFQTMEWVRREKLRKYDLLAGDLEFLAWLDKHPHVLKKECL, encoded by the coding sequence ATGATTCATGTTTCAGCCGGTATTCTCATGGCGGATGGTTTAATACTTCTTTGTCAGCGCTTGCCCCGGGATCCTCATCCTCTGAAGTGGGAATTCCCCGGGGGAAAGGCGGAAACAGGTGAAACACCAAAAGAAGCCCTTATCCGCGAACTGACGGAAGAACTCTCCATCCATGTGACCTGTGTCAACAAAATTGTCTCATATCCCTACCAATACAAAAACCGGCAAGCCATCACCCTCCATTTTTTTCAAATCCTCTCTTTTGCAGGTCGGATACAGAATAAAGCTTTTCAAACCATGGAATGGGTCCGTCGGGAAAAGCTGCGGAAATATGATCTTTTAGCGGGGGACCTGGAATTTCTGGCCTGGCTGGATAAACATCCTCATGTTTTAAAAAAAGAATGCCTATAA
- the nuoE gene encoding NADH-quinone oxidoreductase subunit NuoE gives MNNQSIFDAYPRNDASLLIPLLQNIQSEFGYLPEDQLEKVAEHIGIPLSRVYGVATFYNQFRLKPLGKYVIKVCRGTACHVKGSLDILRILESELGIKAGDTTKDLMFSIETVACIGACSIAPVIVINDEYFGGLTPKSIQKLIKKFKDKG, from the coding sequence ATGAACAATCAGTCCATTTTTGATGCCTATCCGCGGAACGATGCCTCCCTGTTGATACCTCTGTTGCAGAATATCCAGTCTGAATTCGGATATTTGCCGGAAGATCAGCTGGAAAAGGTAGCAGAGCATATCGGCATCCCTTTAAGTCGGGTGTATGGTGTGGCGACTTTTTACAATCAGTTCCGTTTGAAACCCCTGGGCAAATACGTGATAAAGGTTTGCCGGGGGACAGCCTGTCATGTGAAGGGCTCCCTGGATATTTTACGGATCCTGGAATCGGAACTGGGAATCAAAGCCGGAGACACAACCAAAGATTTAATGTTTTCCATTGAAACCGTGGCCTGTATCGGTGCCTGCAGTATTGCACCGGTCATCGTGATTAATGACGAGTACTTCGGCGGACTCACTCCCAAATCCATCCAGAAGCTGATAAAAAAATTCAAAGACAAAGGATAG
- a CDS encoding NADH-quinone oxidoreductase subunit NuoF, with amino-acid sequence MGTCGLANGAQGVYDTFKEELEKRGIEAELISTGCVGYCAEEVIVDFKLPGYPRLSYARVTPKDVPNLIETTLINHEPVQDKVLGVYHEKSEQSWDNLPVIDNIPFFKIQQKVVLENCGIIDPESIDQYIVRGGYKGLSRILKSMSPDDVIEVVLKAGLRGRGGGGFKTGQKWQFARQSKGDIKYLICNADEGDPGAFMDRAVLEGDPHRVVEGMVIAAYAIGASEGYIYCRAEYPLAIKRLKKTLADAERYGLLGENILNSGFSFKLKIKEGAGAFVCGEETALINSIEGNRGMPRPRPPYPTTEGLWGKPTVINNVETFANVPVIIRRGADWYASIGTATSKGTKIFALSGKVKNVGLVEVPMGTTLRQIVFDVGGGIPDGRRFKAVQIGGPSGGALPESVIDTAIDYENLKEIGAMMGSGGLVVMDETTCMVDLAKYFMTFIMSESCGKCIPCREGTKRLYETLERLTRSYKNENDPEEALLRFQGMVYLERLAKVITTTSLCGLGQTAANPVLSTLKYFRDEYEAHLYERKCPAGVCKELLTYKIDTDKCTGCTLCAIKCPVDAIVGERKKAHYIINDKCTRCGQCMMICNFNAIYVE; translated from the coding sequence ATGGGGACCTGTGGACTGGCAAACGGTGCCCAGGGTGTGTACGATACCTTTAAAGAAGAGCTGGAAAAACGCGGCATTGAAGCCGAACTGATTTCCACCGGGTGCGTGGGATACTGTGCCGAAGAGGTGATTGTGGATTTTAAACTTCCCGGATATCCCCGTCTCAGCTATGCCCGGGTGACCCCAAAGGATGTCCCCAACCTGATTGAAACCACTCTGATCAACCATGAACCGGTGCAGGATAAGGTGCTGGGGGTGTATCATGAAAAAAGTGAACAGAGCTGGGATAATCTGCCTGTCATCGACAATATTCCCTTTTTCAAAATCCAGCAGAAAGTGGTTCTGGAAAACTGCGGAATCATCGACCCTGAGAGCATTGATCAGTACATTGTTCGGGGAGGATACAAGGGACTCAGCCGCATTTTGAAGAGCATGTCCCCTGACGATGTAATTGAAGTTGTGTTGAAAGCCGGTCTCCGGGGCCGCGGTGGCGGAGGATTCAAAACAGGACAGAAATGGCAATTTGCCCGTCAGTCCAAAGGGGATATCAAGTACCTGATTTGCAATGCTGATGAAGGTGATCCGGGTGCTTTTATGGACCGGGCTGTTTTGGAAGGGGATCCCCATCGGGTGGTGGAAGGCATGGTGATTGCGGCCTATGCCATTGGAGCGTCTGAAGGATACATTTACTGCCGTGCCGAATATCCCCTGGCCATCAAACGCCTGAAAAAAACCCTTGCAGATGCGGAAAGGTACGGACTGTTGGGTGAAAATATATTGAACAGCGGATTTAGTTTTAAACTGAAAATCAAAGAAGGCGCCGGTGCTTTTGTGTGCGGAGAAGAAACGGCGCTGATCAATTCCATCGAAGGAAACCGTGGCATGCCCCGGCCCCGCCCCCCTTATCCCACAACGGAAGGTTTGTGGGGCAAACCGACAGTTATCAATAATGTGGAAACCTTTGCCAATGTACCGGTCATTATCCGCCGGGGGGCGGATTGGTATGCTTCCATCGGAACTGCAACCTCCAAGGGGACAAAGATTTTTGCCCTCTCAGGAAAGGTGAAGAACGTAGGCCTGGTGGAAGTCCCCATGGGTACTACCCTTCGACAGATTGTCTTTGATGTGGGCGGTGGCATTCCGGACGGGCGGCGGTTCAAGGCCGTGCAGATCGGTGGTCCGTCCGGAGGTGCCCTCCCGGAATCCGTTATCGATACGGCCATCGACTATGAAAACCTGAAAGAGATAGGAGCCATGATGGGCTCCGGCGGACTGGTTGTCATGGATGAAACCACTTGTATGGTCGATCTGGCCAAATATTTCATGACCTTTATTATGTCTGAATCCTGCGGGAAGTGTATTCCCTGCCGGGAAGGAACCAAGCGGCTCTATGAAACCCTGGAACGGCTGACACGAAGCTACAAAAACGAAAATGACCCGGAAGAAGCTCTCCTGCGTTTTCAGGGTATGGTTTATCTGGAGCGGCTGGCAAAAGTGATTACCACCACATCGTTGTGCGGACTGGGACAGACAGCAGCAAATCCGGTGCTCAGCACACTCAAATATTTCCGGGATGAGTACGAAGCTCACCTGTACGAACGAAAGTGTCCCGCCGGCGTGTGTAAGGAGCTTCTGACCTATAAAATCGATACCGATAAATGTACCGGCTGTACACTCTGTGCCATTAAGTGTCCTGTGGATGCCATCGTGGGTGAACGGAAAAAAGCTCATTACATCATTAACGACAAATGTACACGCTGTGGCCAGTGTATGATGATCTGTAATTTTAACGCCATTTATGTGGAATAA